A genomic window from Desulfonatronovibrio magnus includes:
- a CDS encoding patatin-like phospholipase family protein yields MRYESSKLSRRNFLTAAGMTAVWMAVNPLKGSWSFAGQENAVSIGLALGSGGATGLAHIPVLEVFDELEIRPCAIAGSSIGAIMGALYASGLSGKEIREIVQEFSGDNFDVFRSLVKGDSGLQLMDILRLDLDAGGLVDSQGFLNFMKEKIKVSSFEELDIPLYVVAADYWKKDQVVMSSGDLISAVKASMAVPGLFAPVPRDGRLLVDGGTVNPLPYDLLEGKCDYTVAIDVSGEKSDNDSNEIDFTDSLFNTFEIMQQAITAQKMKWLKPDLYIKPEVRDIRLLHFHRSKEIFEQTAPAAKHLRLELEAMLAAN; encoded by the coding sequence ATGCGATATGAATCAAGTAAGCTGTCACGAAGAAATTTTTTAACTGCAGCGGGCATGACAGCTGTCTGGATGGCGGTTAATCCTTTGAAAGGCTCCTGGTCTTTTGCAGGTCAGGAGAATGCTGTTTCCATTGGTTTGGCCTTAGGCTCAGGAGGAGCTACCGGGCTGGCTCATATTCCAGTTCTGGAAGTCTTTGATGAGCTTGAAATACGACCCTGTGCCATAGCAGGCTCAAGCATCGGAGCTATTATGGGCGCTTTGTATGCTTCAGGCCTTTCAGGCAAAGAGATCCGGGAGATTGTACAGGAATTTTCCGGTGATAATTTTGATGTTTTCAGATCTCTGGTAAAGGGCGATTCCGGTTTGCAGCTTATGGACATACTCAGGCTGGACCTGGATGCTGGAGGTCTTGTAGACAGTCAGGGATTTCTTAACTTTATGAAAGAGAAAATCAAGGTTTCCAGTTTTGAGGAACTTGATATTCCGTTGTATGTTGTGGCAGCTGATTACTGGAAGAAAGACCAGGTTGTTATGAGCTCAGGGGATCTGATTTCAGCCGTTAAAGCCAGCATGGCTGTTCCAGGGCTGTTTGCTCCGGTTCCAAGGGATGGACGTCTCCTTGTAGACGGAGGCACTGTTAATCCTCTCCCATATGATCTGCTTGAAGGGAAATGCGATTATACAGTAGCAATTGACGTATCCGGGGAAAAATCAGACAATGACTCCAATGAGATAGACTTTACAGATTCTTTGTTCAATACTTTTGAAATAATGCAACAGGCCATTACTGCTCAGAAAATGAAATGGCTCAAGCCGGATCTTTACATTAAACCTGAAGTTAGAGATATCAGGTTACTGCACTTTCATCGTTCTAAAGAAATTTTTGAGCAGACTGCCCCGGCAGCAAAGCATCTCAGACTTGAGCTTGAGGCTATGCTTGCTGCAAATTGA
- a CDS encoding glycine betaine uptake BCCT transporter has product MFENKVFTTSLIIVGLFVFAGIYDPQGLDTFSTALHGAIIAHFGWAYMLSGFFFLVFCIVLALSKYGEIKLGKDHEKPEYTYFGWFSMLFAAGMGIGLIFWGVAEPLSHFMDPPEYLESQSGQAATFAMRYSFFHWGLHPWAIYIVMSLSIAYFSFRRGMPPLISSCFYPMLGNRIYGPWGYLIDTLAVFATIFGIATSLGLGAMQINSGLEHLYGLPSSNTATLIIIFITTCLFMVSAAVGLDKGIQTLSKSNIFLASMLLVFMLIFGPTSYIFNVFTDTMGGYMGNFLEMSLSVNPFLGHDWYKNWTLFYWAWWIAWSPFVGIFVARISKGRTIREFISGALLVPTLMTFVWFSVFGGSSLFLELEQGAEIGLAAQKDVSTALFAVFDYYPGAAILSNVAILLLIVFFVTSADSATFVLGIMTSDGSPNPSLSKKMIWGVTQSSVAAILLVSGGLAALQKMAITAALPFTFVLLFMCFNLWKGLVSEPGESLLKRF; this is encoded by the coding sequence TTGTTTGAAAATAAAGTTTTTACCACATCATTGATAATTGTGGGTTTATTTGTCTTTGCAGGCATCTATGACCCTCAAGGGTTGGACACATTTTCCACTGCGCTCCATGGTGCCATTATAGCCCACTTTGGATGGGCGTACATGTTGTCCGGCTTCTTTTTCCTCGTTTTTTGTATTGTCCTGGCCCTGAGCAAGTATGGTGAAATCAAACTGGGAAAGGACCACGAGAAACCGGAGTATACTTACTTCGGGTGGTTCAGCATGCTCTTTGCCGCTGGTATGGGCATTGGTCTGATATTCTGGGGAGTGGCGGAGCCGTTAAGTCATTTTATGGATCCACCTGAATACCTGGAAAGTCAGAGCGGACAGGCAGCAACTTTTGCCATGCGTTACAGTTTTTTTCACTGGGGTCTCCACCCCTGGGCAATTTATATTGTTATGAGCCTGAGCATTGCCTATTTTTCTTTTCGCAGAGGAATGCCGCCCTTGATAAGTTCCTGCTTTTACCCCATGCTGGGCAATCGGATTTACGGCCCCTGGGGATATCTGATTGATACTCTTGCGGTTTTTGCCACTATTTTCGGTATTGCCACATCTCTCGGGCTGGGTGCCATGCAGATCAACAGTGGTCTGGAGCACCTTTATGGATTGCCTTCAAGCAACACGGCCACTCTTATCATTATTTTCATCACGACCTGCCTGTTTATGGTTTCTGCTGCCGTGGGACTGGACAAAGGGATTCAGACTTTGAGTAAATCCAATATTTTTCTGGCTTCTATGCTTCTTGTCTTTATGCTCATTTTTGGGCCGACTTCATATATTTTCAATGTATTTACAGATACAATGGGCGGATATATGGGCAATTTTCTTGAAATGAGCCTGTCGGTTAATCCGTTCCTGGGGCATGACTGGTACAAGAATTGGACTCTGTTTTACTGGGCCTGGTGGATTGCCTGGTCACCTTTTGTTGGGATTTTTGTGGCAAGGATTTCCAAGGGAAGGACTATCAGGGAGTTTATCAGCGGGGCATTACTTGTGCCAACCTTGATGACTTTTGTATGGTTCAGTGTTTTTGGGGGATCATCATTATTTTTAGAGCTTGAACAGGGTGCTGAAATAGGACTGGCAGCGCAAAAAGATGTGTCAACTGCCTTATTTGCTGTATTTGATTACTACCCTGGAGCGGCAATTTTATCCAATGTGGCAATTCTGCTTTTGATTGTCTTTTTTGTTACATCAGCAGACTCAGCTACCTTTGTCCTTGGCATCATGACCAGTGATGGGTCACCTAACCCATCACTGTCTAAAAAAATGATCTGGGGGGTGACTCAGTCTTCTGTGGCTGCCATACTGCTTGTGTCAGGAGGCTTGGCTGCATTGCAGAAGATGGCCATCACTGCGGCTTTGCCCTTTACATTTGTCCTTTTGTTTATGTGCTTTAATTTATGGAAGGGGCTGGTTTCCGAACCTGGGGAAAGTCTGCTTAAACGATTTTAA
- a CDS encoding sensor histidine kinase: MEIKTLLFAQAFIVFIAAIFFCVVYRLSFPVKGPGWWVCGYILLTVGLFLLAMRGVIPDILSIQVAHLLIFLDYILFWRGFLTYLGRPGFSRSQLMLIVVLLLFHMGGLFWFCAIHDSIFVRIIVTNIVYSIMNYGIALSLLSSVPLSRSIRLTGWLFIFNGTIFWLRFFLHIAVTPEQNWWHGVFHTGFALSTIGVIVLVSLSMLLLISDALNRQILEQKDEIERNLRFREEVEHLLAHDLKRPLVPIIHLPEKISQFIQDRKEALQPLERIKSAGLRLRDMLNQRLEILQIEQGRYVFQAEKIDMLSLLRQIEEDVSILARQYMVTVSIQVDGMSVDQARPIVFHGAESLVYSMLLNLVNNAVEASPRGGQVVVSINSESDELIISITNQGEVPMQIRERYARKYVSAGKKTGSGLGAYSARLAAQAHNGLLTLDSSIPGQTTVQVHLPFKKILTDAASAQNPI; the protein is encoded by the coding sequence AGCTTTTATCGTATTCATTGCCGCTATATTCTTTTGTGTGGTCTACAGACTTAGTTTTCCCGTAAAAGGACCCGGATGGTGGGTTTGCGGGTATATATTGCTTACAGTGGGTCTTTTTTTGCTCGCCATGCGTGGGGTCATCCCAGATATCCTGTCCATACAGGTGGCACATCTATTAATATTTCTCGATTACATACTATTCTGGAGAGGCTTCCTGACTTATCTTGGTCGTCCAGGGTTCAGCAGGTCACAACTCATGCTTATTGTCGTGCTTTTGCTGTTTCATATGGGAGGACTATTCTGGTTTTGTGCTATCCATGACTCTATTTTTGTCCGCATAATAGTGACCAATATTGTCTACTCCATAATGAATTATGGGATTGCACTGAGCCTGCTGAGTTCTGTTCCCCTGAGTCGATCAATCCGGCTTACTGGCTGGCTTTTTATCTTTAATGGAACAATCTTCTGGCTGCGCTTTTTTTTACATATCGCAGTTACTCCTGAACAGAACTGGTGGCACGGAGTATTTCACACAGGGTTTGCCTTGAGTACCATTGGAGTCATTGTTCTGGTATCTTTGTCCATGCTGCTGCTGATCAGTGATGCATTGAACAGGCAGATCCTGGAACAAAAAGACGAGATTGAGCGTAACTTGAGGTTTCGTGAAGAGGTGGAACATCTGCTGGCCCATGACCTCAAACGTCCTCTGGTTCCCATTATCCACCTGCCGGAGAAGATATCTCAGTTCATACAAGACCGCAAAGAAGCCCTGCAGCCTTTGGAGCGTATCAAGTCTGCAGGGTTGCGTCTCCGGGATATGCTTAACCAACGTCTTGAAATTTTGCAAATCGAACAGGGAAGGTATGTATTTCAGGCAGAAAAAATTGACATGCTTTCTTTGCTTCGTCAAATTGAAGAAGATGTGTCCATCCTTGCCAGGCAATATATGGTAACGGTTAGCATCCAGGTTGACGGCATGTCTGTTGACCAAGCCAGGCCCATTGTCTTTCATGGTGCGGAGTCTCTTGTTTATTCCATGCTGTTGAATCTTGTTAATAATGCTGTGGAAGCTTCGCCCCGGGGTGGGCAAGTCGTTGTCAGCATTAACTCAGAGTCGGATGAGCTGATTATCAGCATTACAAATCAAGGTGAAGTTCCCATGCAAATCCGTGAGCGCTACGCCCGGAAATATGTTTCTGCCGGGAAAAAAACCGGCAGCGGACTTGGAGCATATTCTGCCAGACTGGCTGCCCAAGCCCACAATGGTTTACTGACGCTTGACAGTTCTATTCCAGGACAGACTACTGTCCAGGTTCACTTACCTTTCAAAAAAATCCTGACTGATGCGGCCTCTGCTCAAAACCCAATTTAA
- a CDS encoding nitroreductase family protein: protein MNVTEAIQARRSIRKFKDAEIKQGQITQLLEAARLAPSGLNAQPWRFKVVQDKDDIAWMADEVTKGQRWIGGANAVIICCADLSKYIDDARASFRFLKDSGVLPPKMQAGIEEYVNKAGNASQEVLRAAAASNCSIAITQMMLQAVELGLGTCWVGMYEEQAIKDRYDLSPDVAVVALLAVGYPAEDPAPRPRKSLEEITL, encoded by the coding sequence ATGAATGTAACTGAGGCTATTCAGGCAAGAAGAAGCATCCGGAAATTTAAGGATGCAGAAATCAAGCAGGGGCAGATCACTCAGCTTCTGGAAGCAGCAAGACTGGCTCCATCAGGCTTAAACGCCCAGCCCTGGAGGTTCAAGGTGGTCCAGGATAAAGATGACATTGCCTGGATGGCTGATGAAGTCACCAAGGGGCAGCGCTGGATTGGTGGAGCAAATGCAGTTATTATCTGTTGCGCTGATTTGAGTAAGTACATTGATGATGCCAGAGCGAGTTTCAGATTCTTGAAAGATAGCGGTGTTTTGCCGCCAAAGATGCAGGCAGGTATTGAAGAGTATGTTAACAAGGCCGGAAATGCCAGTCAGGAGGTGTTGCGTGCGGCAGCAGCTTCCAACTGCTCCATAGCCATTACACAGATGATGCTTCAGGCTGTGGAGCTCGGACTTGGAACATGCTGGGTGGGGATGTACGAGGAGCAGGCGATTAAGGACAGGTATGATTTGTCACCTGATGTGGCTGTTGTGGCACTACTTGCTGTTGGGTATCCTGCAGAAGATCCAGCCCCGAGACCTAGAAAGAGCTTAGAAGAGATAACTTTGTAG